Proteins co-encoded in one Nicotiana sylvestris chromosome 7, ASM39365v2, whole genome shotgun sequence genomic window:
- the LOC104229613 gene encoding protein CANDIDATE G-PROTEIN COUPLED RECEPTOR 7-like produces MTKLPILLLLLLCLSSFTAGEIKKLKIRSDNRPMILFERFGFTHTGQTSISVSSVSVISTVTSPDASRLGFFLLSEESLIQVLIELQQNPNFCVLESNYIQRLFTFRDLSPPPNSSFDRAYPVTSPNEYSLFFANCAPESKVSMDVRTELYNLDGRVKDYLSAGLTQLPTLYFLFFLAYFVFLGVWVFVCLKNKKSVHRIHGLMALLVIMKALNLLFAAEDKHYVKVTGTAHGWDVLFYIFQSIRVVLLFTVIVLIGTGWSFLKPFLQEREKKVLMIVIPLQVLANVASVVIGETGPFIKDWVTWNQVFLIVDIICCCAIIFPIVWSIRSLRETSKTDGKAARNLAKLTLFRQFYIVVIGYLYFTRIVVFALRTISAYKYQWVAYSAEEIVSLAFYMVMFYMFRPVEKNEYFVLDDEEEEAAALALRDEEFEL; encoded by the exons ATGACGAAACTACCCATACTCCTCCTCCTTCTACTCTGCCTCTCCTCATTCACCGCCGGCGAAATAAAAAAACTCAAAATCCGATCTGATAACCGGCCCATGATCCTCTTCGAACGGTTCGGATTCACACACACGGGTCAAACATCAATCTCTGTCTCCTCCGTCTCTGTGATCTCCACCGTAACATCGCCTGACGCTTCCCGCCTCGGATTCTTCCTCTTATCTGAAGAATCCCTAATTCAAGTCCTAATTGAGCTTCaacaaaaccctaatttctgtgTCCTTGAATCAAATTACATTCAACGCCTTTTCACTTTTCGTGATCTTTCGCCTCCGCCTAATTCGTCCTTCGATCGAGCTTACCCTGTAACTTCACCTAATGAATACTCTCTGTTTTTTGCTAATTGTGCACCTGAATCGAAGGTGTCTATGGATGTACGAACTGAGCTTTATAATCTCGATGGCCGTGTTAAAGATTATCTCTCTGCAG GTCTTACTCAGTTGCCCACTTTgtactttttgtttttcttggcTTATTTTGTCTTTCTCGGCGTCTGGGTGTTTGTGTGTTTGAAGAATAAGAAATCTGTGCATAGGATTCATGGGCTTATGGCACTTTTGGTTATAATGAAGGCGTTGAATTTGCTTTTCGCTGCTGAGGATAAGCATTATGTTAAGGTTACTGGTACTGCACACGGATGGGATGTGTTGTTCTACATTTTCCAGTCCATACGTGTGGTTTTGCTTTTCACTGTTATTGTTTTGATCGGTACTGGGTGGTCGTTCTTGAAGCCCTTTTTGCAAGAGAGGGAGAAGAAGGTGCTGATGATTGTGATTCCGCTTCAGGTTTTGGCTAATGTGGCTTCCGTTGTGATTGGAGAAACAGGTCCTTTCATTAAGGATTGGGTCACTTGGAATCAGGTCTTTTTGATTGTTGATATTATCTGCTGCTGTGCTATTATTTTCCCCATTGTGTGGTCGATTAGGTCGTTGAGGGAGACTTCCAAAACTGATGGGAAGGCAGCAAGGAACTTGGCAAAGTTGACTCTTTTCAGGCAGTTTTATATTGTGGTGATTGGATACTTGTACTTCACAAGGATTGTGGTTTTTGCCTTGAGGACAATTTCGGCTTATAAGTATCAATGGGTGGCATATTCTGCGGAGGAAATAGTGAGCTTAGCTTTTTACATGGTGATGTTTTACATGTTTAGGCCAGTGGAGAAGAATGAGTACTTTGTTcttgatgatgaggaagaagaGGCTGCAGCATTGGCCCTTCGGGATGAGGAGTTTGAGCTGTGA
- the LOC104229612 gene encoding uncharacterized protein isoform X1, whose amino-acid sequence MMGLLRAMTKSNRPIQMGLQNQGLALSLSRQLSTQTETPQQDNSVDTFLQNPSTGLVYGRIYGIGRHTRKSDIISMLGASNLSLDDVRFEYNPNYAPVAAMIQFPTRNAYDASLRAVVRTSRLFRMERADRQQWDTLPHYDGKTILLQGIPRNALADDVERFLSGCQYDGSSIQIFARQQRGFDRPPARVALVQFPSQALAAHAFITKNRGFVLNNQIAVRLLQ is encoded by the exons ATGATGGGTTTATTGAGAGCTATGACTAAATCGAACCGTCCGATTCAGATGGGTCTACAAAATCAAGGGCTCGCGTTGTCCCTCAGCAGACAGTTATCAACTCAAACGGAAACTCCTCAGCAGGACAACTCCGTTGATACATTCCTCCAAAATCCATCTACTG GTTTGGTTTATGGGAGAATCTATGGCATCGGAAGGCatacaagaaagagtgacattattagcatgttaggGGCTTCTAATTTGAGCCTAGATGACGTTAGATTTGAGTACAACCCGAACTATGCTCCAGTTGCTGC GATGATTCAGTTCCCTACTCGGAATGCTTATGACGCTTCACTAAGGGCAGTTGTTCGGACGAGTCGCTTGTTCAGAATGGAGAGG GCTGATCGTCAGCAGTGGGACACTTTGCCACACTATGATGGAAAAACT ATTTTATTGCAAGGGATCCCACGGAATGCACTGGCAGATGATGTGGAACGTTTTCTTTCTGGTTGCCAGTATGATGGATCATCAATCCAAATATTCGCCAGACAACAGCGAGGTTTTGATAG ACCACCAGCTAGAGTGGCCCTTGTGCAGTTCCCTTCACAGGCTTTAGCCGCACACGCCTTTATTACGAAGAACAGAGGCTTTGTTCTTAATAACCAAATTGCTGTTCGACTTCTTCAGTAG
- the LOC104229612 gene encoding uncharacterized protein isoform X2, giving the protein MMGLLRAMTKSNRPIQMGLQNQGLALSLSRQLSTQTETPQQDNSVDTFLQNPSTGLVYGRIYGIGRHTRKSDIISMLGASNLSLDDVRFEYNPNYAPVAAMIQFPTRNAYDASLRAVVRTSRLFRMERADRQQWDTLPHYDGKTVSGSLVFNCLHRSFCLSFSFLAGRSVVDGGGKADNKNKNLMLIKRKKTQDFIARDPTECTGR; this is encoded by the exons ATGATGGGTTTATTGAGAGCTATGACTAAATCGAACCGTCCGATTCAGATGGGTCTACAAAATCAAGGGCTCGCGTTGTCCCTCAGCAGACAGTTATCAACTCAAACGGAAACTCCTCAGCAGGACAACTCCGTTGATACATTCCTCCAAAATCCATCTACTG GTTTGGTTTATGGGAGAATCTATGGCATCGGAAGGCatacaagaaagagtgacattattagcatgttaggGGCTTCTAATTTGAGCCTAGATGACGTTAGATTTGAGTACAACCCGAACTATGCTCCAGTTGCTGC GATGATTCAGTTCCCTACTCGGAATGCTTATGACGCTTCACTAAGGGCAGTTGTTCGGACGAGTCGCTTGTTCAGAATGGAGAGG GCTGATCGTCAGCAGTGGGACACTTTGCCACACTATGATGGAAAAACTGTAAGTGGGTCTTTGGTGTTTAACTGTCTTCATCGTTCTTTCtgtttgtctttttcttttttggcagGTAGGAGTGTGGTAGATGGTGGTGGAAAGGctgataacaaaaataaaaacctCATGCTAATTAAGAGGAAAAAAACACaag ATTTTATTGCAAGGGATCCCACGGAATGCACTGGCAGATGA
- the LOC104229612 gene encoding uncharacterized protein isoform X3, which yields MMGLLRAMTKSNRPIQMGLQNQGLALSLSRQLSTQTETPQQDNSVDTFLQNPSTGLVYGRIYGIGRHTRKSDIISMLGASNLSLDDVRFEYNPNYAPVAAMIQFPTRNAYDASLRAVVRTSRLFRMERADRQQWDTLPHYDGKTVSGSLVFNCLHRSFCLSFSFLAGRSVVDGGGKADNKNKNLMLIKRKKTQGDFFPSA from the exons ATGATGGGTTTATTGAGAGCTATGACTAAATCGAACCGTCCGATTCAGATGGGTCTACAAAATCAAGGGCTCGCGTTGTCCCTCAGCAGACAGTTATCAACTCAAACGGAAACTCCTCAGCAGGACAACTCCGTTGATACATTCCTCCAAAATCCATCTACTG GTTTGGTTTATGGGAGAATCTATGGCATCGGAAGGCatacaagaaagagtgacattattagcatgttaggGGCTTCTAATTTGAGCCTAGATGACGTTAGATTTGAGTACAACCCGAACTATGCTCCAGTTGCTGC GATGATTCAGTTCCCTACTCGGAATGCTTATGACGCTTCACTAAGGGCAGTTGTTCGGACGAGTCGCTTGTTCAGAATGGAGAGG GCTGATCGTCAGCAGTGGGACACTTTGCCACACTATGATGGAAAAACTGTAAGTGGGTCTTTGGTGTTTAACTGTCTTCATCGTTCTTTCtgtttgtctttttcttttttggcagGTAGGAGTGTGGTAGATGGTGGTGGAAAGGctgataacaaaaataaaaacctCATGCTAATTAAGAGGAAAAAAACACaaggtgatttcttcccatctgcTTAA